The Sorangiineae bacterium MSr11367 genome window below encodes:
- the mreD gene encoding rod shape-determining protein MreD, whose product MRNTAFFLAGMLLLLVQSNLYRVLWWVHVPGLVPSLVLPLILFMGVHEYSLARGAGVAFVLGYATDLVGIAPVGLYTFTYVAIFVLVRAAGVRLAAQTVLMQVALALVATLVHSVMVLGLIAIFGRDAYVPRAIYPMALPHALATAAIAPLVFRVSRRLHSATSTASHVEARGT is encoded by the coding sequence ATGCGCAATACGGCGTTCTTCCTGGCTGGCATGCTCCTCCTCCTCGTCCAGAGCAACCTGTATCGCGTGCTCTGGTGGGTGCACGTGCCCGGGCTCGTTCCTTCGCTGGTGCTGCCGCTCATCCTCTTCATGGGCGTGCACGAGTATTCGCTCGCGCGAGGTGCGGGCGTGGCGTTCGTGCTCGGCTACGCGACCGATCTCGTGGGCATCGCGCCGGTGGGGCTCTACACCTTCACCTACGTGGCCATTTTCGTCCTGGTGCGTGCCGCCGGCGTGCGCCTCGCCGCGCAGACGGTGCTCATGCAAGTGGCCCTCGCCCTCGTCGCAACGTTGGTGCATAGCGTGATGGTGCTCGGTCTCATCGCCATCTTCGGCCGCGATGCCTACGTCCCGCGCGCGATCTACCCCATGGCGCTGCCGCACGCGCTCGCCACCGCCGCCATCGCGCCGCTCGTCTTCCGAGTCTCGCGCAGGTTGCACTCGGCCACGTCGACGGCATCGCACGTCGAAGCGAGGGGCACATGA
- the mrdA gene encoding penicillin-binding protein 2 — protein MSDLLVTRSDVGEFRRRYKYFVLVVLVAFLAVIVRLFQLQVIDNTKFAGIAHENIIRRVTLATTRGVIRDSQGKILASSRPAYNVYIVPGRVMPSARPIRRGSSEADEPDSWPKIAETLRLNPDERSRFDERIRNACRTDENKSPCWRSILVREDLSRDIVAEVKQHQVELPGVEVVSAPVRYYPYKNLGSHALGYVTEIDAETLERFRPEGYESMQLAERQKVNPLGYEAGDQFGATGIERAFESTLRGQRGWEKRVVDAHGRYRTGPEAARLIDAPARQEPIPGRDLRVTIDIELEQGIEKAMRAQLAGAAVVIDVRTGRLLGLYSKPDFDPNDLSGGGGKERFRETMRKLRDDPLRPMLDKAMSGAFQPGSTFKPFSALAGLEDKTVNPDERERCDGYLYFGRRVFHCKHVHGRVNMREAIGESCNIYFFKLAQAVGMDRMANIAHEFGLGVRTGIGVNPEASGRIPTRSWYALRYRGQYRIGFALNTAIGQGDTAVTPLQLGLAYAALANGGTLYLPQIVRTVEASDGSVEQDFPPRVRQKVKIAPENLQRVTDSLWSVVNDPKGTAYAVRDDFLEVSGKTGTAQNEVRKPPEDDPKRAWYYQKDHAWFVSYYPSRAPEIAVVVLVEHGGAGPTIAAPIAINIIRDYARISAARAGRPPPRTSKSTNTPAAGAHGNAAAAPKPAEPPPPPPPAPAPVTTDPSMLEDPATPTEPPAP, from the coding sequence ATGAGCGATCTTCTCGTCACACGCTCGGACGTCGGTGAGTTCCGCAGGCGCTACAAGTATTTCGTCCTGGTCGTGCTCGTCGCCTTCTTGGCGGTCATCGTGCGACTCTTCCAGCTGCAGGTGATCGACAACACGAAGTTCGCGGGCATCGCGCACGAGAACATCATCCGCCGCGTCACCCTGGCGACCACCCGCGGCGTCATCCGCGATTCGCAGGGAAAGATCCTCGCCTCGAGCCGCCCCGCCTACAACGTGTACATCGTCCCGGGCCGTGTGATGCCCAGCGCGCGCCCCATCCGGCGCGGCAGCTCCGAGGCCGACGAGCCGGATAGCTGGCCGAAAATCGCGGAGACCTTGCGCTTGAACCCGGACGAGCGCTCCCGATTCGACGAACGCATTCGCAACGCCTGCCGCACCGACGAGAACAAGTCGCCGTGCTGGCGATCCATCTTGGTGCGCGAAGACCTGTCGCGCGACATCGTCGCCGAGGTCAAGCAGCACCAAGTCGAGCTTCCCGGCGTCGAGGTGGTGAGCGCGCCCGTGCGCTACTACCCGTACAAGAACCTGGGCTCGCACGCGCTCGGCTACGTCACGGAAATCGACGCGGAGACGCTCGAGCGCTTCCGCCCCGAAGGGTACGAGTCAATGCAGCTCGCCGAGCGCCAGAAGGTCAACCCGCTCGGCTACGAGGCGGGGGATCAGTTCGGCGCCACGGGCATCGAGCGCGCCTTCGAGAGCACGTTGCGCGGGCAGCGCGGCTGGGAGAAGCGCGTCGTCGATGCGCACGGCCGCTACCGCACCGGCCCCGAGGCCGCGCGCCTCATCGACGCACCGGCGAGGCAGGAGCCCATCCCGGGGCGCGATCTGCGCGTCACCATCGACATCGAGCTGGAGCAGGGCATCGAGAAGGCCATGCGCGCGCAGCTGGCCGGTGCGGCGGTCGTCATCGACGTGCGCACGGGCAGGCTGCTCGGCTTGTACTCGAAGCCCGACTTCGACCCGAACGACCTCTCCGGCGGTGGCGGCAAGGAACGTTTCCGCGAGACGATGCGCAAACTGCGCGACGATCCGCTGCGCCCCATGCTCGACAAGGCGATGAGCGGTGCGTTCCAACCAGGTTCGACCTTCAAGCCGTTCTCGGCACTCGCAGGCCTCGAGGACAAGACGGTCAACCCGGACGAGCGCGAGCGTTGCGACGGCTACCTCTACTTCGGGCGCCGCGTCTTTCACTGCAAGCACGTGCACGGGCGCGTGAACATGCGCGAGGCCATCGGCGAGTCGTGCAACATCTACTTCTTCAAGCTCGCCCAGGCCGTCGGTATGGACCGCATGGCCAACATCGCCCACGAGTTCGGCCTGGGCGTGCGCACCGGCATCGGCGTCAATCCGGAGGCCTCGGGGCGCATTCCTACGCGCTCGTGGTACGCGCTGCGCTACCGCGGGCAGTACCGTATCGGCTTCGCGTTGAACACCGCCATCGGGCAGGGTGACACCGCCGTCACGCCGCTGCAGCTCGGGCTCGCGTACGCGGCGCTGGCCAACGGCGGTACGCTGTACCTGCCCCAGATCGTGCGCACGGTGGAGGCGAGCGACGGCTCCGTGGAGCAAGATTTCCCGCCGCGCGTGCGCCAAAAGGTGAAGATCGCACCGGAGAACCTGCAGCGCGTGACCGACTCGCTCTGGTCCGTGGTGAACGACCCCAAGGGCACGGCGTACGCCGTGCGCGACGACTTTCTCGAGGTCTCCGGCAAGACGGGCACCGCACAGAACGAAGTGCGCAAGCCGCCGGAAGACGATCCGAAGCGCGCTTGGTACTACCAGAAGGACCACGCGTGGTTCGTCTCGTACTACCCGTCGCGCGCGCCGGAAATCGCGGTGGTCGTGCTCGTCGAGCACGGCGGCGCAGGTCCGACCATCGCCGCGCCGATCGCGATCAACATCATCCGCGACTACGCACGCATCAGCGCCGCACGTGCGGGCCGTCCGCCGCCGCGCACCTCGAAGAGCACGAACACGCCGGCCGCCGGTGCCCACGGCAACGCCGCCGCAGCGCCCAAGCCTGCGGAGCCTCCCCCGCCGCCGCCCCCTGCCCCGGCACCGGTCACGACGGATCCTTCGATGCTGGAAGATCCCGCCACGCCCACGGAGCCTCCGGCACCATGA
- the rodA gene encoding rod shape-determining protein RodA, with amino-acid sequence MIGRMLTRPRDHFDWTLFLIISGLGVIGVVNLYSATSVAKASLSDLYIQQVYWFVGGGILATAIAVIDYRHYERFGYALYAFGIVLLLLVFVLGRDIRGSSRWIYFGSFGFQPSEFMKLFLIIALAKYLHDDPKSEGRRLTDLVLPAMIAGVPTLLVLKQPDLGTALILGLIFVSICALTRIQWKSIVTLVIGGAVLLPVLWTYVLKDYQKRRITAFLDPEKNLLGSEWQAHHARVAIGNGGWGGQGFMRGTQNQFQFLPDQHSDFPFAVFAEDWGFFGGLVLVFLYAFLVIWAIRIAATAKDRFGAVLAIGVGALIFWHAFFNLGMVVGILPVVGVTLPLFSYGGSSVLTILLGIGLLMNVAMRRYAVTPSRRGFDD; translated from the coding sequence ATGATCGGCCGGATGCTCACGCGTCCGCGCGATCATTTCGACTGGACGCTCTTTCTCATCATCAGCGGCCTCGGCGTCATCGGCGTCGTCAACCTGTACTCCGCGACGAGCGTCGCCAAAGCGTCCCTGTCCGATCTGTACATCCAGCAGGTCTACTGGTTCGTGGGCGGGGGCATCCTCGCCACCGCCATCGCGGTCATCGACTACCGGCACTACGAGCGCTTTGGGTATGCGCTGTACGCCTTCGGCATCGTCCTGCTCTTGCTCGTGTTCGTGCTGGGGCGCGACATCCGCGGCTCGTCACGGTGGATCTACTTTGGCTCGTTCGGCTTTCAGCCGAGCGAGTTCATGAAGCTTTTCCTCATCATCGCCCTGGCCAAGTACCTTCACGACGACCCGAAGAGCGAAGGCCGCCGCCTCACCGATCTGGTGCTTCCCGCCATGATCGCCGGCGTGCCGACGTTGCTCGTGCTCAAGCAGCCCGACCTCGGGACCGCGCTCATCCTCGGGCTCATCTTCGTCTCGATTTGCGCGCTCACCCGCATCCAGTGGAAGAGCATCGTCACCTTGGTCATCGGCGGCGCCGTGCTGCTCCCGGTGCTGTGGACGTACGTGCTCAAGGATTACCAAAAGCGGCGCATCACCGCCTTTCTCGATCCGGAGAAGAACCTGCTCGGCTCCGAATGGCAGGCGCACCATGCGCGGGTGGCCATCGGCAACGGCGGTTGGGGCGGCCAAGGCTTCATGCGCGGCACGCAGAACCAGTTCCAGTTCTTGCCCGACCAGCACTCGGACTTTCCCTTCGCCGTGTTCGCCGAGGACTGGGGATTCTTCGGCGGTCTCGTGCTCGTCTTCCTCTATGCCTTCCTGGTGATCTGGGCCATCCGCATCGCCGCCACCGCGAAGGATCGCTTTGGCGCCGTTTTGGCCATCGGTGTCGGCGCGCTCATCTTCTGGCACGCGTTCTTCAACCTCGGCATGGTCGTCGGCATCCTCCCCGTCGTCGGCGTCACCCTGCCGCTGTTCTCCTACGGCGGCTCCAGCGTGCTCACGATTCTGCTCGGCATCGGCCTGCTCATGAACGTGGCCATGCGCCGCTACGCCGTCACACCGAGCCGCCGCGGCTTCGACGACTGA
- a CDS encoding DUF2236 domain-containing protein has protein sequence MRTLGPGSLVWKFAGDRRIHFVAGRALCLQVAHPTVSAGVAQFSDYQKNPYARLARTLATTYGIVYGEERALEAARALRKMHERIRGVDAHGHAWHALEPGAFAWVHATTFESLACMCQHFARPLDRLEMAKLYDEFRVLGHMYGVTDDDLPRHLEDFFSYYRDMLERKLEHTETAKGLLAYIKSSTPPPPGWHDRWTPAFRTAGAFNHFVTVGLLPEVLRERWGLHWSATDGAALRMFEVAVRAGWALVPSRHRYHPAAQAAFARAART, from the coding sequence ATGAGGACGCTGGGACCGGGTTCGCTCGTGTGGAAGTTTGCTGGCGATCGGCGCATCCACTTCGTCGCGGGAAGGGCGCTTTGCCTTCAGGTTGCGCACCCGACGGTGAGCGCAGGGGTCGCGCAATTTTCGGACTACCAGAAGAACCCTTACGCCCGCTTGGCACGCACGCTCGCCACGACGTACGGCATCGTCTACGGTGAAGAGCGCGCCCTCGAAGCCGCCCGCGCACTGCGCAAAATGCACGAACGCATCCGCGGGGTCGATGCGCACGGTCACGCGTGGCATGCGCTCGAACCCGGCGCATTCGCCTGGGTGCATGCGACGACGTTCGAGTCGCTCGCGTGCATGTGCCAACACTTCGCGCGCCCGCTCGACCGCCTCGAGATGGCGAAGCTCTACGACGAGTTCCGTGTGCTCGGCCACATGTATGGCGTCACCGACGACGATCTTCCGCGCCACCTCGAGGACTTCTTTTCTTACTATCGGGACATGCTCGAACGAAAACTCGAACATACCGAGACGGCCAAGGGCCTTCTCGCGTACATCAAGAGCTCCACGCCGCCACCGCCCGGCTGGCACGATCGCTGGACCCCCGCGTTCCGAACCGCGGGCGCGTTCAACCATTTCGTCACCGTCGGGCTCCTGCCGGAAGTCCTTCGCGAACGCTGGGGTCTGCACTGGAGCGCGACCGATGGCGCCGCACTGCGCATGTTCGAGGTGGCCGTGCGTGCGGGGTGGGCCCTCGTTCCCTCGCGGCATCGCTACCATCCCGCAGCCCAGGCGGCGTTCGCGCGCGCAGCCCGCACATGA
- a CDS encoding TetR family transcriptional regulator: MKASAKSKAAPPVDAQKEDDDVGARILDAARDHFALVGLRRTSMEDVAKRAGISRITVYRRFPNKAELTQAVMLREARLAFAKIEDGLHEASLEDALVEGFVRTLQIGRAHPLVTGLLATEPEVILPYFTLDASPILATATAFLADRLRRKTRELDHATAVPLAEVLVRMTVSFLLTPKGAVDLSSEKQMRAFARRYIVKWVRAWVPVS, encoded by the coding sequence ATGAAGGCCTCGGCCAAGTCGAAGGCGGCACCGCCCGTCGATGCCCAAAAAGAGGACGACGACGTAGGCGCGCGCATCCTGGACGCGGCCCGCGATCACTTCGCGCTGGTCGGGCTGCGGCGCACGAGCATGGAGGACGTGGCCAAGCGCGCGGGCATCTCCCGCATTACGGTGTACCGGCGCTTTCCGAACAAGGCCGAGCTCACGCAGGCGGTCATGCTGCGCGAAGCGCGCCTCGCCTTTGCGAAAATCGAGGACGGCCTGCACGAGGCTTCGCTGGAGGATGCGCTGGTGGAAGGCTTCGTGCGCACCTTGCAAATCGGCCGCGCGCACCCGTTGGTCACGGGCCTGCTGGCGACGGAGCCGGAGGTCATCCTTCCGTACTTCACGCTCGATGCATCCCCCATCTTGGCAACCGCCACGGCCTTCCTCGCCGACCGGCTGCGGCGGAAGACGCGCGAACTGGATCACGCGACTGCCGTCCCTCTTGCGGAGGTGCTCGTGCGCATGACCGTGTCGTTCTTGCTCACGCCGAAGGGCGCCGTGGACCTCTCGAGCGAGAAGCAGATGCGCGCGTTCGCGCGGCGCTACATCGTCAAGTGGGTGCGCGCGTGGGTTCCCGTTTCGTGA